ACAACGAAGGCCGTTATGCCCATCATCGCCGTCTCGTCCGTCGACGAAATCCGGAAGTTCTACCTCGACACCCTCGGCTTCGACCACGTGCGAGGAGTAGTCGGCAAGGACGGCCAGTTCGACTTCTGCACCGTCGCCAAGGACGGCACGCGCATCATGTTCGCCCGCGTCCCGGGCGGGAGCCCCGGCACCACGCCTGCGGCCGCGAAGCAACCCGTCGGGATATACCTTGAGGTCGCGGACGTCGAGCGCTACTTCGGGCAGCTCAGCGAAAAGAAGGGCGTGAAGGTGACGGAACCGCTGACAACGCAGTGGTGGGGCGACCGGACGTTCAAGGCGCTGGACCCGAACGGCTACGAACTCTGGTTCTACCAGACGGTTGGTACGCCGAAGCCGCCGCAGGGTTTGAAAATCGTCTGATCCATTTGCCGGACTATACACATAAGGAAAAACTCCATGTTTTCGTCCGAGAAACCCGTCCCGCGGCTCCGCCCGCTCCCGCCGGACCCGGCGTTCGCCGATGTCTTCGCGCGATTCGCCGCCGCATGCGGCGGTTTCATCCCGAATGCGATGCTCATCATGCAGCACCGGCCGAAGATCCTGCGCGCGTTCATCCAGATGGCGGCAGCGGTCTCGGACCCGGAGACAAGTGAAGTTGATGCCGGCTTCCAGCGGCTGATCGCACTCGTTGCGAGCCGCGCCGCAGGCTGCCGGTACTGCATGTCGCACAATGCCGCCATCGCACACGGCGCCGGGGTAGGCGACGCCAAACTCGAAGCGGTGTGGGAGTATCGAACGAGCCCGCTCTACACCGAAGCCGAGCGCATTGCGCTGGACGTGGCGCTCGCCGCAGGCGGCGTACCGAACGACGTTACCGACGAGATGTTCGCGAAGCTGCGCGAACACTGGAACGACGGCCAGATCGTCGAAATCGTCGCGATGATCGCGCTGTTCGGGTTCCTCAACCGCTGGAACGATACGTTTGCGACCCCGATCGAGGACGGTGCGCTCGCCGTGGGCGAGAAGTACCTCGCGCCTCACGGCTGGGATGCGGGCAGGCATTTGAGGAGCGTATGACAACCGTCCGCTTCAACGCCGTTCCCGGGCTGGCGGACATGTTCCCTGTGGCAGCGATCGACAAGGCAATAATTTTCCATGAGTAGCCATCGCCGCTGGATGGCGATTTCGGCGGCAACCGGACTGGCGTTCTTTCTGGTTGCCAATTTCTCCCGGTTCCTCGTCGGCCTCAACATCGTTTCCGGTTTGATCCAGATCGGACTCAACGTCTTTGTCTTCGTGACGTGGCTGCATGGGTTTCGTGTCGCCCGTGGCCGCGAGCGGGTGGTTGCGTTCTCCGGCGTAATTGCGCCGCCGATATTGGCCGGCATCACGCTTTATCGGGTTATCGTCCCCTTCCTCACTTCCCTTGTCTAAACCGCGTCCGTGTGCGAATGTAGGCAATGTAACGCCCAACAACGCCATCAACTCGGACGTGCAAAAGCGCCGCTTCGCTCTGCTTTTGCACGCCGGTTATGGCGAACGTTATGCGGCCACCCCGCCGTGTCGTTGCAGGGCCTTGGCGATGTCCCGCGGCCTCGCGCCGAGCATGATGAGTGCTCGAAGGAGGAGCTCAACTGAGACGGTGCGATCCGCAGCCTCCATCTTCGCCACCCGCGACTGACTCGACCGGAGGCGCCGTGCGAGCGCGACTTGGGAGAGTCCGGACGCTTGGCGACGAGCCCGGAGCGCTTGGCTCAGACTTACTTTCATGTCCACGAGCGTGGCTTCGGCCGCGCTCAGGCCCAGGAACTCGCTCGCCGAGCCCAGCTTCCAGCCCTTCGCCTCTAGCCGCTTCTGCTTCGCCTTGTCCATCGTTATTCCTCCTCGCCAGCCGTCGCGTCATAGTCGCGCAGGCGGCGCTGGCACGTCTCGATCACCTGCAGCGGTGTTTCCCGCGTCTTCTTGCTGAACACCTCGGCAATCACCACGGCATCCTGGTCCACCCGATAGACGATTCGCCAGGTCGCCTGCGCGTCGGGGATCCGCAGCTCGTGACACCGGCGTCCGATTCGCGGCATGGGCCGCGAGTGTGGCAGGCTCAAGGCCTCCCCCTGCTGGAGTCGCCGCAACAGGACGCCCGCCTCGAGCCGAGCGACCGCCGAGAAGGGCGGGGTCTTGATCTCCCCGTGCAGCCATACCAGCGGCTTAGCAGGCGACGCCACCCTGGCAAGCTATGTCATACATGACATATGCGCAAGGGTGCCGCATGCGCTTGAAGCTGTCGGTCCGCGCGCTGTACATTGGGGTGCGCCCGCAGCTATTAGCCGCTGGGGGCTGCGATGCGCCGCAGTTACAGTGACCGCCGTGGGCCGCAGCTTTAGCGCGAGTCGTTAGGTGGCGGTCGCCGGCATCAACCACCCTCGAACGCGAGGCGCCTGCAATATGTGGCTGCTCCTGGTCGCTTTCCTTGGCCTCATCGTCGGTGACGGGCTGTTCCTCTATTGGCTCGCCTACGACTTTCACGGCCTGAGCGCGGTCATGCAGGACCGGCTCGCTCTCGGCTTCATCATCGACGCCCTTCTCACCCTGGGAATCCTGGCTGTCCACTTTGCTCGCGTGCCGCCGGGACGGGTACGGTGGCCGTGGTTCGTGCTACTCTCGTTGATCGGTGGCTTGTGCTTTGGCTTGCCGTTCTACTGGTGGCTCAACAAGCGCGGAGGCGCGCAACCCATGGTGACCGTCACCTGACAAGCGAATGACGCTGATGCCCTTGACTGGGGCTAAGCCTTCGAGTGACCGGCCCCTGTGGCGCCTGACGGTCACGTCCCTCGGACAGCGCCTAGCCCCGCCGCGCGGCCCGTAGCCCACGCCCAGAGGAAGTTGTAGCCGCCGATCGGGCCGAAGGCGTCGAGCGCTTCGCCGCAGATGAACAGGCCTCGATGCTTCCGGCTCTCCATCGTCCGCGGATCGATCTCCGCCAGGCTGACGCCGCCGCCCGTCACCTCGGCCTTCTGGTAGCCCTCGTGCCCCGTCCACGGCAGCGCGCCTCGCACCAGAGTCTCGACCAGCCGGAGCCGCTCCTCGCGCCTCAGCTGCGCCAGCCGGCGCTCCTGGTCCACACCCGCCACGCCGATCAGCGCGGCGGCGAGCCGCTCCGGCAGCTCGTCCCGCAATGCGCTCAGGACCGTGCGCGTGCCGTCGGGACGGAGCGCCGCGTCCCACGCTTTCTCGTCGAGCGCTGTCCAGCGCACCAGAAGACGCGCGGGAGTCGAACCAGCCACCGAGCGCACCAGAACGTGCGAGACGTCCAGCACCGCCGGCCCGCTGTAGCCGCGATGGGTAAAGAGGAATCCGCCGGTTGCCGTGGCGCTCCGCTCGGCGTCGCGAGCCGTGATCGTCACCGTCAGCGACACGCCGGCGAGGGTCGCGAAAGGCGCTGGCTCCGAGGTCACGGGAGTGAGCGCGGCGTAGGTCGGGTGAACGGAATGACCCAGCCCCTGGAGGACCCTCAGGCCGAGCCCGTCGCTCCCCGTCTGCGGCACCGAAAGCCCGCCGGTTGCGACGATCACGGCGTCAGCCTCGAGTGGCGGGTCTTCGGCGCGGTCCACTCGCCAGCGGCCATCCTGGGGAGCGAAGCCGGTCACGCGCGTGTTCATGAGCAGCCGCGCGCCTCGCCGCGTCGCCAGCGCGAGGAGTCCGTCCCGCACATCGCGCGCGCGGTTGGAGACGGGGAAGAGCTTCGCCGACTCCTCTTCCTCCTCCAAGGGCAGCCCGAGTTCCCCCTCGAAGAACGCGACCTGCTCGTTGAGGGGCCATGAACGGACGATCTTGCGCAGGGTGTTGAGCGAGGAGTCGGTGACGAAGCGCGACTCGTCGAGCCGCGCCGGCAGGATGTTGCAGCGGCCGCCGCCGCTGATGAGGATCTTGCGCCCGCCGTCCAGGGTGCGCTCGAGCAGCAGCGTCTCCGCGCCCGCCGAAGCGGCGAAGATCGCCGCCATCGAGCCGGCGGCCCCCGCGCCGATCACTATCACCCGTGCACCGGCCAAGGGGCTGCTACCTACCGCACGCTGATGGTCACGACAGCCCGGGCATCGGTCGTGAACTGGATCGTGCCCCGGTCGTTCGCCTCGAGCGGCTCCAGCGGCGTCTCGTCCAACCTGCACAGCTCCGCCTGCCACACCCCCGAACCCACGCACCACGCGCCACGCGCCGCGCTCGCGGCAGGGTTGTAGCACCGCAGCACGATCCCCTTCCCATCCTCGGCCGGCTTCATCGCCGAGAACACCAGGCCGCCGCCTACCAGCTCCGGACCGGTCACCTCCTCGGGGTATCGGAGCGCGGAGCGCAGCATCCGCGCCATAACGGGCGCGTGGAAGTCCTCGGCGGCGGGTTCGATCCCGTCGAGCTGCGCCAGCGCCGCCTCGTCGTGAAAGCACAGACCGAGCCGCGCGGTGAACGGCCCGAGGCACTGCGCCTCGGGCGTCGGGGTGGGCCAGCCGGCATGTCCCGGCCGCTCCGGGATGTCCACACGGGACAGCTCGCCGAAGGCGCGCAGGAGCGTGACCAGCACCGCCCCGTCGTGCCGCGCTTCGTACTCCGGGAGGCCGTCCGCCAGCACCGTCACGCCGCGTGCGCCCGCCGCCACCGAGACGTACCGCTGCATCGGCGCGGTCGGGGCCGGCGTTTCGAACCGATCCCCGGACCGCACCGCCGGCGCGCCGACCGACCGTTCGACCGGACCGAAGTGCCCGTCCGCGACCACCCGTTGCGGTGACTTGCCGAGCGGGAAGCGCATGCGCAGCCGGTGATCGGCCCGCAGGTTCTGGCCGGAAACCTCGACCGCGAGGTGCGTCGCTCCGGCGTCCAGCGTGACCCTCGTCCGCGCCTCCAGCCCGGTCTCCCCGTACCGGCGCAGGATCTCGAGCGTCCCGCGCAGCGGCCCGCCGTGGACGACGGAGACCGCGACCTCGTCCGGCGCATCAACGACGCGGTCCCGTCGGGGCGCCGAGTAGGTGTAGCTGTCGCCGGCGTCCCCGTTGTCCTCGAGCACTCCGAGGCCGTGGTAGCTCTCGCCGCTGGCCCGGTCGAGCACCGCGAACGACCCGTCCGCCTCCACCCGAACCCAGAGCTGCGCGTTATGCATCTCGGCGGCCTCGACGATCACGGGGTCCGAGGGCGACGGCGGCTTGCCGCGCCGGCGCGCCGGCGCGCCGGCTTCCCCCACCGACCACGCCGCCACGCCGAGCGGAGGCAGGTCCCGCGCGTAGACTACGACTCGATGCCACTCGACCTCGTCGCAGTCGGGGTAGTGACGGTGGCTCTCGATCAGCTCGTGGCCAACGCGCCGCTCCAGCTCCTGCACGGCTACCCGGACACCGCGCGCATCCTTCAGAACGATCTCCGCGGCCTTGGGCCGCGCGGCCCGACCCGCCCGCGAGCCCTGCCCCACCGGCACGTCGGCCCTGAAGACGGCCACCTCCGCTTCCACTACTCCACTTCGCTTGAACGGCGACGGATTGAAGAGCAACACCGCGGGCTTCCACGCTTTCCGGCCGGCCTGGCGCGCCGCCGCCGCGTCGTGCCCGGCCACCTCGAACAGCGCCGCGCGCAGGATCTCTTCGGCCTCGTCGCGGCACCGTGCGAAGCGCGTCATCATCTCGCGATGCACCGGGTCCGCGCTGGTGCCACAGAGGCTGTCGTGGGGGTGGTTCTCGAGGAGCGTGCGCCACGCGGCCCGGAGCTCGGCACGCCGGTCGCGGCCGCCACGCCCAGCCGCGAGCGCACCCAGCGGCTCCGCGTACCGCTGGAGCAGCCGCTGGCAGGCGGCGTTGGCCTGCTTGAGGTACAGCCGCGAGGCGTGGGTGCCCTGGAGCGCCCACGCATGGCGGTGTCCGCCGCGCAACTCCCCTTCGACCACGGGCAGCGTTTTGTCGCGCTTCGTCGCCCACCCGCGCACCCTTTCCGCGTACCCGCCGAGCGACCCCATCCGCACGTCACAGTCCGGCGCGAGCGCGCGAAACTCCTCGACCACCTCGGGCAGGTCGGGCTGCGCCGCGTGATGATCCGCTCCAGCCATCACGAGCCAGTGCGGAGACCGGGCGCGTGGCTCGAGCATCGCGCGCAGCCCTTCCCATCGCTCCGGGAGCGCGGATCCGCCGGCGGAGATGCCCGACCCGTACTCGTAGCCAGGCGCGGGAAGGTGGATCATCAGCACTTCGCACCCATCAGCCGAGCGCCATCGGTGCAGGTCGCCCTCCTGCCCGGGCTCGCCTCCGAACCCGCGCCACAGGAGTGCCACGTCGATCCCGAACCCGCGGAGGACGAGCGGCAACGCACCGGAGTGCCCGAACGCATCCGGCGTGTAGCCGACCCGCATCGCCGTTCCGCCGAGCCGCCGTACTGCCGTTCCGCCCTCGATCAAGTTCCTCACCAGCGCTTCCGCCGATACCAGCAGCTCGTCGGGCAGCACATACCACGGCCCTGCCTCGAGCCGGCCCTCGGCGAGCAGGCGGCGAACCGCGTCGCCGGCCTCCGGGCGCACCGCGAGGTAGTCGTCGAGGACGATAGCCTGCCCATCCAGCAGGAACGAGGGATAATCGGGGCGGCCGCGCAGCAACTCGACCAGGTCGTCCATGAGCCGGGCGAGCCGCAACCGGAAACGGGCCGCGCCGTGATACCACTCGCGGTCCCAGTGGGTGTGGGGAACGACGTGCACCCGGATGGTCACGGGCGCCAAACTACGGTATTGTTGCCAACTGGGACAAGGCACGCTATCTCAGGGAGTCCCAAGGGGAGGAGGGTCGGTGAGAGTCCTCGTGGTGGATGACATGGCGTACAACCGCCGGGCGCTGCGCGCGATCTGTCAGAGCGTGGGGTACGAGGTCGCGGCGGCGTCCGACGGCCAGGCGGCGCTCGATCTGATGCGTACCGAGCCGCCCGAACTCGTCATCACCGACATCCTGATGCCACGACTCGACGGCTTCCAGCTCTGCCGCGCCATCAAGACGGACGAAGCCCTCAAGCACGTT
Above is a window of Gemmatimonadales bacterium DNA encoding:
- a CDS encoding VOC family protein; its protein translation is TTKAVMPIIAVSSVDEIRKFYLDTLGFDHVRGVVGKDGQFDFCTVAKDGTRIMFARVPGGSPGTTPAAAKQPVGIYLEVADVERYFGQLSEKKGVKVTEPLTTQWWGDRTFKALDPNGYELWFYQTVGTPKPPQGLKIV
- a CDS encoding carboxymuconolactone decarboxylase family protein, which codes for MFSSEKPVPRLRPLPPDPAFADVFARFAAACGGFIPNAMLIMQHRPKILRAFIQMAAAVSDPETSEVDAGFQRLIALVASRAAGCRYCMSHNAAIAHGAGVGDAKLEAVWEYRTSPLYTEAERIALDVALAAGGVPNDVTDEMFAKLREHWNDGQIVEIVAMIALFGFLNRWNDTFATPIEDGALAVGEKYLAPHGWDAGRHLRSV
- a CDS encoding helix-turn-helix transcriptional regulator, which encodes MDKAKQKRLEAKGWKLGSASEFLGLSAAEATLVDMKVSLSQALRARRQASGLSQVALARRLRSSQSRVAKMEAADRTVSVELLLRALIMLGARPRDIAKALQRHGGVAA
- a CDS encoding type II toxin-antitoxin system RelE/ParE family toxin is translated as MASPAKPLVWLHGEIKTPPFSAVARLEAGVLLRRLQQGEALSLPHSRPMPRIGRRCHELRIPDAQATWRIVYRVDQDAVVIAEVFSKKTRETPLQVIETCQRRLRDYDATAGEEE
- a CDS encoding aminoacetone oxidase family FAD-binding enzyme; protein product: MAGARVIVIGAGAAGSMAAIFAASAGAETLLLERTLDGGRKILISGGGRCNILPARLDESRFVTDSSLNTLRKIVRSWPLNEQVAFFEGELGLPLEEEEESAKLFPVSNRARDVRDGLLALATRRGARLLMNTRVTGFAPQDGRWRVDRAEDPPLEADAVIVATGGLSVPQTGSDGLGLRVLQGLGHSVHPTYAALTPVTSEPAPFATLAGVSLTVTITARDAERSATATGGFLFTHRGYSGPAVLDVSHVLVRSVAGSTPARLLVRWTALDEKAWDAALRPDGTRTVLSALRDELPERLAAALIGVAGVDQERRLAQLRREERLRLVETLVRGALPWTGHEGYQKAEVTGGGVSLAEIDPRTMESRKHRGLFICGEALDAFGPIGGYNFLWAWATGRAAGLGAVRGT
- a CDS encoding glycoside hydrolase family 38 C-terminal domain-containing protein; amino-acid sequence: MTIRVHVVPHTHWDREWYHGAARFRLRLARLMDDLVELLRGRPDYPSFLLDGQAIVLDDYLAVRPEAGDAVRRLLAEGRLEAGPWYVLPDELLVSAEALVRNLIEGGTAVRRLGGTAMRVGYTPDAFGHSGALPLVLRGFGIDVALLWRGFGGEPGQEGDLHRWRSADGCEVLMIHLPAPGYEYGSGISAGGSALPERWEGLRAMLEPRARSPHWLVMAGADHHAAQPDLPEVVEEFRALAPDCDVRMGSLGGYAERVRGWATKRDKTLPVVEGELRGGHRHAWALQGTHASRLYLKQANAACQRLLQRYAEPLGALAAGRGGRDRRAELRAAWRTLLENHPHDSLCGTSADPVHREMMTRFARCRDEAEEILRAALFEVAGHDAAAARQAGRKAWKPAVLLFNPSPFKRSGVVEAEVAVFRADVPVGQGSRAGRAARPKAAEIVLKDARGVRVAVQELERRVGHELIESHRHYPDCDEVEWHRVVVYARDLPPLGVAAWSVGEAGAPARRRGKPPSPSDPVIVEAAEMHNAQLWVRVEADGSFAVLDRASGESYHGLGVLEDNGDAGDSYTYSAPRRDRVVDAPDEVAVSVVHGGPLRGTLEILRRYGETGLEARTRVTLDAGATHLAVEVSGQNLRADHRLRMRFPLGKSPQRVVADGHFGPVERSVGAPAVRSGDRFETPAPTAPMQRYVSVAAGARGVTVLADGLPEYEARHDGAVLVTLLRAFGELSRVDIPERPGHAGWPTPTPEAQCLGPFTARLGLCFHDEAALAQLDGIEPAAEDFHAPVMARMLRSALRYPEEVTGPELVGGGLVFSAMKPAEDGKGIVLRCYNPAASAARGAWCVGSGVWQAELCRLDETPLEPLEANDRGTIQFTTDARAVVTISVR